A window of the Dyadobacter pollutisoli genome harbors these coding sequences:
- a CDS encoding glycine--tRNA ligase, which produces MNQAPATSLQDIVGHAKEYGFVFPSSEIYDGLQAVYDYGQNGVELKNNLKAAWWKAMTQLHDNIVGIDAAIFMHPLTWKASGHVDGFNDPMIDNKDSKKRYRADQLLEGKAEQYEADGQPEKAQALLAEMGRLLSAEDLAGVRELIIAENIKCPVSGTTNWTEVRQFNLMFSTQVGSVAEESNLIYLRPETAQGIFVNFLNVQKSGRMKIPFGIAQIGKAFRNEIVARQFTFRMREFEQMEMQFFIRPGTEMAWYESWKEARMKFHKAIGLPAEKLKFHDHEKLAHYANAAVDIEYQFPFGFREMEGIHSRTDFDLRNHQELSKKKQQYFDSDLDENGKPYGNYIPYVVETSVGADRLFLATFCNAYTVETVGEGDNTKERTYLKLHPALAPFKVAVLPLVKKDGLAEKAQIIANSLKSSFRTTYDDGAAIGKRYTRQDLIGTPFCVVVDYQTMEDDTVTIRHRDTMEQERVSISELKEKIGYQVAIERILEAI; this is translated from the coding sequence ATGAACCAAGCACCTGCTACTTCTTTACAAGACATTGTTGGGCATGCCAAGGAATACGGTTTTGTGTTCCCCTCTTCTGAAATATATGATGGATTGCAAGCCGTTTACGACTATGGTCAGAACGGTGTGGAATTGAAAAATAACCTGAAAGCAGCTTGGTGGAAGGCAATGACGCAGCTGCACGACAATATAGTTGGTATCGATGCTGCGATTTTTATGCATCCGCTCACTTGGAAAGCTTCCGGTCACGTGGATGGATTTAATGATCCGATGATCGATAACAAGGATTCAAAAAAACGCTACCGGGCGGACCAGTTGCTGGAAGGCAAGGCGGAACAATACGAAGCGGACGGCCAGCCTGAAAAAGCGCAGGCATTACTTGCTGAAATGGGTCGGTTGCTAAGTGCGGAAGATCTGGCAGGAGTGCGCGAGCTGATCATTGCAGAAAATATTAAATGTCCTGTATCAGGCACCACTAATTGGACGGAGGTTCGTCAGTTTAACCTGATGTTCAGCACGCAGGTAGGATCAGTTGCGGAGGAATCGAACCTTATTTACCTGCGTCCGGAAACGGCACAGGGTATATTTGTTAATTTCCTGAATGTGCAGAAAAGCGGAAGGATGAAGATTCCTTTCGGTATCGCGCAGATCGGCAAAGCATTCCGCAATGAAATCGTGGCGCGCCAGTTTACCTTCCGTATGCGGGAGTTTGAACAAATGGAAATGCAATTTTTCATTCGTCCTGGTACTGAAATGGCCTGGTATGAATCATGGAAAGAGGCGCGTATGAAGTTTCACAAAGCGATCGGGCTGCCTGCCGAAAAATTGAAGTTTCATGACCACGAAAAACTGGCACATTATGCCAATGCAGCCGTGGACATTGAGTATCAGTTTCCTTTTGGCTTCCGCGAAATGGAAGGTATCCATTCAAGAACCGATTTTGACCTCAGAAACCATCAGGAGTTGTCGAAGAAAAAGCAGCAGTACTTTGACTCCGACCTGGACGAAAACGGCAAGCCTTACGGTAACTACATTCCTTATGTGGTGGAAACTTCGGTAGGCGCCGACAGACTTTTTCTTGCAACATTCTGCAATGCTTATACTGTGGAGACGGTGGGAGAGGGTGACAATACCAAAGAACGTACATATCTGAAACTGCACCCTGCATTGGCGCCTTTTAAGGTAGCCGTGTTGCCATTGGTGAAGAAAGACGGCCTGGCCGAAAAGGCGCAAATCATTGCTAACTCACTGAAATCGTCATTCCGCACCACTTACGATGACGGTGCGGCGATTGGAAAGCGTTATACGCGCCAGGACCTGATCGGAACACCATTCTGCGTGGTGGTGGATTACCAGACCATGGAAGACGATACCGTTACCATTCGTCACCGCGACACGATGGAGCAGGAACGCGTTTCGATTAGTGAATTGAAAGAAAAAATCGGCTATCAGGTGGCTATCGAGCGAATTCTGGAAGCCATTTAA
- a CDS encoding ABC transporter permease, which produces MFSNYFKIAIRSLWKHKMFSLINVFGLGLAMAFCLMQLIQVQSSFEKDSFHPYPDRTYRILTDATSSDGELFSLASTPLPLGEKLGNEQSVIEKSVRVNRNFGGKLSNGIKSLRMDGLYADPSYFDVFGFKLEKGKPAIEPRTVVLTHEAAERFFGNADPVGKILIHDDFGPFTITGVFKPLGKFQTHFKSDMVLSMATFPLLNVGLDKDNWLDYNSYTYVLLAKGNQQADLDRALATITKENKKTVDFKDIKGHSFRSQKLSDISPDFENLRNNPYVEPIWKIGVSLLIPLIIILLAGFNYINLTLTRSLSRAREVGVRKVAGAKRWQLIGQFLTETTVIAFLALTLGYFGLVLMRTYIHVRWLTWEVNDTRLLWIIFIGFTLFTGFLAGILPARILSSYQPVQILKGELTPVGVGKFGFRKVLTIIQFVVALVFMTGIGIMNSQFEYMATDNQNFNRKNILNVPLAPGSDYKLLTNEMLKQAGVERVGLASATFNEFAGKVKLDKIDSKNKDLTARDAFIYAVDAHFIENMKLVFLAGQNMPATADTSVHFVVLNQKAVKSLGWTNPQDIVGQTILLNATKVIVSGVVKDFCIMRYELPVSSLVLAFDPREIKVMSLQIAEGADQERVTASLSKVWKRYYPRESFVYSWYEKQLYDDYAESGDKQITSLLVLIVFVIAAMGLLGMVTYSTEKRTKEVGIRKVMGASVAQIMRLLSGSFVKIILIAAIIALPIGYGLGALFLNIFTYHAKLGPGVFLTCLGALSLIGLLTIGIKTYKTAITNPAETLKTD; this is translated from the coding sequence ATGTTCTCAAACTACTTCAAAATCGCCATTCGCAGCCTTTGGAAGCATAAAATGTTTTCATTGATCAATGTCTTTGGCCTTGGCCTGGCTATGGCATTTTGCCTCATGCAGCTCATTCAGGTCCAAAGCAGTTTCGAAAAAGACTCCTTCCATCCCTACCCCGACCGTACTTACCGGATCCTGACGGACGCGACGAGTAGCGATGGCGAGCTTTTTTCACTCGCCTCTACACCCTTGCCGCTGGGTGAAAAACTGGGGAATGAGCAAAGTGTGATCGAAAAGTCAGTGCGGGTCAACCGGAACTTTGGCGGCAAGCTGAGCAATGGTATTAAGTCCCTGCGAATGGATGGTTTGTACGCAGATCCGTCTTATTTCGATGTTTTTGGATTTAAACTTGAAAAAGGCAAACCGGCCATTGAACCAAGAACCGTAGTACTGACCCACGAGGCTGCCGAGCGGTTTTTTGGCAATGCCGATCCCGTTGGAAAAATATTGATTCACGACGATTTCGGGCCCTTTACCATTACTGGTGTTTTCAAACCATTGGGTAAGTTTCAGACGCATTTCAAATCGGATATGGTGCTATCGATGGCTACATTTCCATTGCTGAATGTGGGCTTAGACAAGGATAACTGGCTGGATTACAATTCTTACACTTATGTATTGTTAGCCAAAGGAAACCAGCAAGCCGATCTGGACAGGGCACTCGCTACGATCACAAAAGAGAATAAAAAGACGGTCGATTTTAAGGACATTAAAGGACATTCGTTCCGCAGTCAAAAACTGAGCGACATTTCACCTGACTTCGAGAACCTGCGCAACAATCCGTATGTGGAACCGATCTGGAAGATAGGTGTCAGTCTGCTAATCCCCCTCATTATCATACTTCTTGCCGGATTCAATTATATAAATCTCACGCTCACCCGGTCGCTGAGCCGTGCCCGCGAGGTGGGCGTACGTAAGGTGGCGGGTGCCAAACGCTGGCAGTTGATCGGGCAGTTTTTAACAGAAACAACCGTCATTGCCTTTCTAGCATTGACATTGGGATACTTCGGACTCGTTCTGATGCGAACTTACATTCACGTGCGCTGGCTGACCTGGGAAGTGAACGATACCCGCCTGCTGTGGATCATTTTCATTGGTTTTACCCTGTTCACAGGTTTTCTCGCTGGCATCCTCCCGGCAAGGATTCTGTCTTCCTATCAGCCCGTGCAAATCCTGAAAGGAGAACTCACGCCCGTTGGTGTCGGCAAGTTTGGTTTCAGAAAGGTATTGACCATCATTCAGTTTGTGGTCGCGCTGGTATTTATGACCGGAATTGGGATTATGAATAGTCAGTTCGAATACATGGCTACTGACAATCAGAATTTTAACCGAAAAAACATACTGAACGTGCCGCTTGCTCCGGGTAGCGATTACAAACTGCTCACGAATGAGATGCTGAAACAAGCTGGTGTCGAGCGTGTTGGCCTGGCTTCGGCCACTTTCAACGAATTTGCAGGAAAGGTCAAGCTCGATAAAATTGATTCCAAAAATAAAGATCTTACTGCCAGGGATGCATTTATCTATGCGGTAGACGCCCATTTCATTGAGAATATGAAACTGGTCTTTCTGGCTGGCCAAAATATGCCGGCTACTGCCGATACCTCCGTTCATTTTGTTGTTTTAAATCAAAAAGCCGTCAAATCACTTGGCTGGACGAATCCGCAGGACATTGTCGGGCAAACCATCCTGCTGAATGCAACCAAAGTCATTGTTTCAGGCGTCGTAAAGGATTTTTGCATTATGCGCTACGAATTGCCGGTTTCCTCGCTGGTACTTGCTTTTGATCCGAGAGAAATAAAGGTAATGTCCCTGCAAATTGCGGAAGGTGCTGATCAGGAGAGAGTAACAGCTTCACTTTCAAAAGTATGGAAGCGATATTACCCCCGCGAATCATTTGTGTATTCATGGTATGAAAAGCAGTTGTATGACGACTACGCTGAAAGTGGCGACAAACAGATCACAAGCCTGTTAGTACTCATCGTGTTTGTTATCGCTGCAATGGGGCTGCTCGGAATGGTTACGTACAGCACGGAAAAACGTACGAAAGAGGTGGGCATAAGGAAGGTAATGGGTGCTAGTGTCGCCCAGATCATGCGGCTCTTGTCGGGATCTTTTGTAAAAATCATCCTCATCGCCGCTATCATTGCCTTACCGATCGGCTACGGTCTCGGTGCATTGTTTTTGAACATTTTCACCTACCACGCCAAGCTTGGGCCGGGCGTGTTCCTTACCTGCCTGGGAGCACTGTCACTTATCGGCTTGCTCACCATCGGTATCAAGACTTACAAAACGGCGATCACCAATCCCGCCGAAACACTAAAAACTGATTAA
- a CDS encoding ABC transporter permease, with the protein MLLNYLKISFRNFLNHRLFSGLNIIGLAIGMAAVWLMALYVADELSYDRFHSKSDRIFRVVHEAKWPTGSFKLAPTSAPYAPALQNDYPEIEKTVRIHPEGGGKIAFKEKTIDANNIYFSDAGIFDIFSYPFLYGDPKSALKGAQKIVLTKTLAEKLFGNASNAVGQTVLFSNNYPNTVSGVIADAPANSHLHFSALRSLPENYSGGWQQSELYTYVLLKKGVDYQKFEKKLAGFFPKYLKKEIGNVDYKLILQPLTSIHLYSHLDYEIGANGNINTIYIFSVVAALILIIACINYINLYTARSMKRVREVGVRKAIGSQRFQLIGQFLTESFLMTLLSGFVGVLMVKIALPFFNELAEKSLTINYSGWSTALVAAAFIVLIGLVSGFYPALMLSGYRPVSALKGQMGSQAGGIRFRQSLVVFQFAATVIMIACSGIVYRQLDYVNHKNLGFNKDQVLTFHIDKNEPRNQIRAIKEKLTQSSLIESVAAASNPLGNNYMGATGLLIETETGEMPSSTQIIQKFSADGDYLKTLEIKLLQGRNFKDDSPADLFGAVLVNEAMVKKQGWKNPIGKRVQYFIDDKGTTKEAKVIGVVKDFHTYSLQHKIEPLLIQLPEASDKDNVYVRIQPEKTKEALAFISAAYKQFDPEAKLDFHFLDENFSKQYQSEERQGRVLLSFAILAVLIACLGLFGLAAFAAEARTKEIGVRKVLGASVQNVVVLLSGDFVKLVLVAIIIGIPVAAYAMNKWLQNFEYRAGLSWWIFASAGLIAIIIAVATVSFQALKAAIMNPVKSLRTE; encoded by the coding sequence ATGCTACTTAACTACCTTAAAATATCGTTTCGGAATTTTTTGAACCATAGACTGTTCAGCGGATTAAATATTATTGGCCTAGCAATCGGTATGGCTGCCGTGTGGCTTATGGCGCTGTATGTCGCCGACGAATTGAGTTATGATCGTTTCCACAGCAAATCAGACCGTATTTTCAGGGTGGTGCACGAAGCCAAATGGCCGACAGGAAGCTTTAAACTGGCGCCAACTTCTGCGCCGTATGCCCCCGCTCTGCAAAACGATTATCCCGAAATTGAAAAAACAGTACGGATCCATCCCGAGGGCGGCGGAAAAATTGCTTTCAAAGAAAAGACGATCGATGCCAATAACATTTACTTTTCCGATGCCGGAATTTTCGACATATTCTCCTATCCATTCTTATATGGTGACCCAAAATCTGCATTAAAGGGTGCTCAAAAAATAGTACTGACCAAAACACTGGCTGAAAAGCTGTTCGGCAATGCATCCAATGCAGTGGGACAGACTGTACTGTTCTCAAATAATTATCCCAATACCGTTTCAGGCGTCATTGCCGACGCACCTGCAAACTCCCACCTGCATTTCAGTGCACTACGCTCCCTACCTGAAAACTATTCTGGCGGCTGGCAGCAATCGGAGCTTTACACCTATGTTTTGTTAAAAAAAGGGGTTGACTATCAAAAGTTTGAGAAAAAACTAGCTGGCTTTTTTCCAAAATATCTGAAAAAAGAAATAGGTAATGTGGATTACAAACTAATTTTGCAACCACTAACTTCGATCCACCTCTATTCGCATCTCGACTACGAGATCGGCGCTAATGGTAACATCAATACCATCTATATTTTTTCAGTTGTTGCCGCATTGATCCTCATCATTGCCTGCATCAACTACATCAATCTCTACACCGCCCGCTCCATGAAGCGCGTTCGCGAGGTAGGTGTGAGGAAAGCGATCGGCTCGCAGCGTTTTCAGTTAATAGGACAGTTCCTGACCGAGTCATTTTTAATGACCCTCCTCTCAGGATTTGTAGGAGTTTTGATGGTCAAAATCGCATTACCATTCTTTAACGAACTGGCCGAAAAATCATTGACCATCAATTACAGTGGCTGGTCTACCGCCTTGGTTGCCGCAGCTTTTATAGTATTGATCGGGCTGGTAAGTGGCTTTTATCCGGCATTGATGCTGTCGGGATATCGTCCGGTTTCTGCTCTGAAAGGACAAATGGGAAGCCAGGCCGGTGGCATCCGGTTTCGTCAGTCACTCGTTGTTTTTCAGTTTGCAGCAACCGTTATTATGATCGCCTGCTCCGGCATTGTTTATCGCCAACTGGATTATGTGAACCACAAAAACCTTGGTTTTAACAAAGATCAGGTGCTGACCTTCCATATCGACAAGAACGAGCCCAGAAATCAGATTCGGGCCATTAAGGAAAAACTGACGCAAAGTTCACTGATAGAAAGCGTGGCAGCGGCAAGTAATCCTCTGGGAAACAACTATATGGGCGCTACCGGACTGCTTATTGAAACGGAAACCGGTGAAATGCCAAGTTCGACACAGATCATTCAGAAGTTTTCGGCTGATGGTGATTATTTGAAAACATTGGAAATCAAATTGTTGCAGGGAAGAAATTTCAAGGACGATTCTCCCGCTGATCTGTTCGGTGCCGTGCTTGTAAACGAAGCAATGGTCAAAAAACAGGGCTGGAAAAATCCAATAGGCAAAAGAGTTCAGTACTTCATTGATGATAAGGGTACTACCAAAGAAGCAAAAGTGATCGGGGTCGTTAAAGATTTCCATACGTATTCTCTTCAACATAAGATTGAGCCGCTGCTGATCCAGCTCCCGGAAGCGTCGGATAAAGACAATGTGTATGTGCGGATCCAGCCTGAGAAAACAAAAGAAGCGCTGGCGTTCATCAGTGCTGCCTACAAACAATTTGATCCCGAAGCAAAACTTGACTTTCACTTTCTGGATGAAAATTTTTCAAAACAATATCAATCGGAAGAGAGACAGGGACGCGTGCTGCTTTCCTTTGCAATACTTGCCGTGCTGATCGCCTGCCTGGGTCTATTCGGACTGGCTGCATTTGCAGCAGAAGCCCGCACGAAGGAAATAGGAGTGAGAAAAGTGCTTGGTGCCAGTGTTCAAAATGTGGTAGTACTGCTATCAGGAGATTTCGTAAAACTGGTACTCGTCGCCATCATCATTGGTATCCCCGTTGCGGCCTACGCCATGAACAAATGGCTGCAAAACTTCGAATACCGCGCCGGGTTATCCTGGTGGATATTTGCATCGGCAGGATTGATCGCCATCATTATTGCAGTCGCTACCGTCAGTTTCCAGGCATTGAAGGCCGCGATCATGAATCCAGTGAAGTCGCTGCGGACAGAATAA